The following proteins come from a genomic window of Dermacentor albipictus isolate Rhodes 1998 colony chromosome 8, USDA_Dalb.pri_finalv2, whole genome shotgun sequence:
- the Pop4 gene encoding ribonuclease P protein subunit p29: MTDPTSASDVQNVYLTSKDIKYDPPLPAQAVNYVRDFIKKHAGQRPGELADLARYTAVLEPDVARKKRGSDQKGRKGKLLTCREKRKLGIFNVHKDKLSYASFVPIHLMWKDYFRGLVRDQVTEHSRLLKAEYTGCFLTVAESRCPSYVGARGIVVQETKNVFRLITEQSVVRTVPKAHTAFAFELDGRIYKIYGSHFRVHSFERMKAKFKARGVIGL; the protein is encoded by the coding sequence ATGACAGACCCCACGTCCGCCAGCGACGTGCAAAACGTCTACCTGACGTCGAAAGACATAAAATACGACCCGCCATTGCCGGCGCAAGCTGTGAATTACGTGCGCGATTTCATCAAGAAACATGCCGGCCAGCGTCCCGGCGAGCTGGCGGATCTTGCGCGCTACACGGCGGTCCTCGAGCCTGACGTCGCACGGAAGAAGCGTGGCAGCGACCAAAAGGGAAGGAAGGGCAAGCTGCTCACTTGTCGAGAGAAACGCAAGTTGGGCATCTTCAACGTGCACAAGGACAAACTGTCGTACGCATCGTTCGTGCCCATCCACCTGATGTGGAAGGATTACTTCCGGGGTCTCGTACGCGACCAAGTGACTGAACACTCGCGGCTCCTGAAAGCCGAGTACACGGGCTGCTTTCTAACTGTTGCCGAGTCCCGCTGCCCGTCGTACGTGGGCGCCAGAGGCATCGTCGTCCAGGAAACCAAGAACGTGTTTCGCCTGATCACCGAGCAGAGCGTGGTGCGTACGGTGCCCAAGGCGCACACTGCGTTTGCCTTCGAGCTTGACGGGAGGATCTACAAGATCTACGGCAGCCACTTTCGTGTCCACAGCTTCGAGAGAATGAAGGCAAAGTTCAAGGCGCGCGGTGTTATCGGCCTATGA